The [Flavobacterium] thermophilum genome has a segment encoding these proteins:
- a CDS encoding Transposase DDE domain, whose amino-acid sequence MKHDHISFKEYTMDNLSLPSNIADLIPRDNMAHVVHEMVERIPMETFLAYYKGGGASAYHPKMMTKILLYAYTQKMYHGREIARQLEVHLPLMWLSGFQKPDFRSINRFRSERMKDLIDDLFREMITLLVADGYVKMEDYFVDGTKIEANANRYTFVWRKSAEKYQEKLQANVDRLIAQIEAIVEEEKAEDIDPSPAFTSEEIRKKTEEWEKRLEAEPDNQPLKKAIKKMKEDYLPRSEKYEHQLHVCGDRNSYSKTDVDATFMRLKEDHMRNGQLKPAYNVQVGSSGQFILGYSLHQRPGDTRCLLPHLETVREKYGVEPERLIADAAYGSEENYVKLEEKHISALIKYHTYEKENTRKVKKNPHHQQNWTYVEEEDVWICANGKKLVRTGTSKQTTESGYTSVTRHYQCHECEGCPFRSACTTSKYGRTTQWNPVYHEQKQKARERLESEEGQARYRQRQTDIESVFGQIKQNRGFRRFVLRGLQKVSIEWGLVCAAHNLLKKAARDKQLSLVA is encoded by the coding sequence ATGAAACATGATCATATTTCCTTTAAAGAGTATACCATGGACAACCTCTCTTTGCCAAGCAACATCGCCGATCTCATTCCACGGGATAACATGGCCCACGTGGTTCATGAGATGGTTGAACGCATCCCGATGGAGACGTTTCTTGCTTACTACAAAGGAGGGGGCGCCTCCGCCTATCATCCGAAAATGATGACCAAAATTCTCCTTTACGCTTACACCCAAAAAATGTATCATGGCCGTGAGATTGCACGGCAGCTCGAAGTCCACCTTCCCCTCATGTGGCTAAGTGGATTTCAAAAGCCGGACTTCCGCTCCATCAATCGGTTTCGTTCGGAGCGGATGAAAGACCTGATTGACGACCTGTTCCGGGAAATGATCACGCTGCTCGTGGCCGACGGCTATGTCAAGATGGAAGATTATTTTGTGGATGGAACGAAAATTGAAGCGAATGCCAACCGGTACACCTTCGTTTGGCGCAAATCGGCTGAGAAGTACCAGGAGAAACTCCAAGCCAATGTCGATCGGCTGATTGCCCAGATCGAGGCGATCGTGGAAGAAGAAAAGGCGGAAGACATCGACCCTTCGCCGGCCTTTACGTCAGAAGAAATCCGAAAGAAAACCGAGGAGTGGGAAAAACGGTTGGAGGCCGAGCCGGACAACCAACCGTTGAAGAAGGCCATCAAGAAGATGAAGGAGGACTACTTGCCCCGCAGTGAAAAGTATGAACACCAACTCCATGTATGCGGGGATCGCAACAGCTATTCCAAGACCGATGTGGATGCCACCTTCATGCGGTTGAAGGAGGATCACATGCGAAACGGCCAGCTCAAGCCGGCCTATAACGTACAGGTGGGTTCTTCCGGCCAATTTATTTTGGGGTATTCCCTTCATCAGAGGCCGGGCGACACTCGTTGTCTTCTCCCGCATTTGGAGACCGTTCGAGAGAAGTACGGCGTGGAACCCGAACGTTTGATCGCTGACGCGGCTTATGGCTCGGAAGAGAACTACGTGAAGCTGGAAGAGAAGCACATATCGGCCTTGATCAAGTACCATACGTATGAGAAGGAGAACACGCGCAAGGTCAAGAAAAATCCGCATCATCAGCAGAATTGGACCTATGTGGAAGAAGAAGACGTTTGGATTTGCGCCAATGGGAAAAAGCTGGTTCGCACCGGAACTTCGAAACAGACCACGGAATCAGGATACACCTCGGTCACCCGACACTACCAATGCCATGAATGCGAAGGATGTCCGTTCCGTTCGGCCTGCACGACTTCCAAGTATGGACGAACCACGCAATGGAACCCCGTCTATCATGAACAAAAACAGAAAGCCCGCGAACGGTTGGAGAGTGAAGAAGGGCAAGCCCGATACCGCCAACGCCAAACCGACATTGAGAGTGTATTTGGGCAAATCAAACAAAATCGCGGGTTTCGTCGCTTTGTCCTGCGAGGCCTCCAAAAAGTTTCCATCGAATGGGGGCTGGTTTGTGCTGCC
- the spoVT gene encoding Stage V sporulation protein T, which produces MKATGIVRRIDDLGRVVIPKEIRRTLRIREGDPLEIFVDRDGEVILKKYSPISELGDFAKEYAEALFDSLGQPVLICDRDVFIAVAGVSKKEYMNKSVSPLVERAMEDRNSVLHTEEGEVELVDGMTETLKSYTIGPIVANGDPIGAVIILSREKTLGEVEHKAVETAASFLARQMEQ; this is translated from the coding sequence ATGAAAGCAACCGGTATTGTTCGTCGCATTGATGATTTAGGGAGAGTTGTCATTCCGAAGGAAATTCGCAGAACGTTGCGCATTCGCGAAGGAGATCCGCTCGAAATATTTGTTGACCGCGATGGAGAAGTCATTTTGAAAAAATATTCGCCGATCAGTGAGCTCGGCGACTTTGCCAAGGAGTACGCCGAGGCGCTGTTTGACAGCCTCGGACAGCCGGTGCTCATTTGCGACCGCGACGTATTTATTGCCGTCGCCGGTGTTTCGAAAAAAGAATACATGAACAAAAGCGTCAGCCCGTTAGTGGAGAGAGCCATGGAAGATCGCAACTCCGTTCTCCATACGGAGGAGGGCGAGGTCGAGCTGGTCGACGGGATGACGGAAACGTTGAAGTCGTATACGATCGGCCCGATTGTGGCCAACGGCGATCCGATTGGAGCCGTCATCATTTTATCGCGCGAGAAAACGCTCGGCGAAGTTGAACATAAAGCAGTGGAAACAGCGGCCAGCTTTTTGGCCCGGCAAATGGAACAATAA